The following proteins are encoded in a genomic region of Sorangiineae bacterium MSr12523:
- a CDS encoding ATP-binding protein, whose product MVAAFLVIHSTIVWYAWRTTSRRAMLDAETAGRQRLSLYASSIERALDKYRPLPEILARDKDIRALLHSPHDAALVDSVNRSLEATNTAMSAAALYVLNTDGVALAASNWNQEHSFVGRDLAYRPYYHQAIATGSGRFFGVGTTSGLPGYFMANAVQSGNERIGIVVVKVDLEPLERDWTRAEERVLVVDANGVAFLASRPELKYGLMAHLSPNSAQTIAEQHQYPADALHAVHYNIERELTKDTRIVRLRTGARGTQFLMQSLAMPSDGWTMHYLSSLTAVDAQARDSAIKASAAIVAGALLLLYLRQRRLALRATLASRDELEAQVHARTADLRAEIAERQKAEHVLREAQDELVHAGKMAALGQMSAAVAHELNQPLTAMQTFLASTRVLLEEGDDEQAAKNLALLEELGQRMSRLTGQLRGFSPRRSGRAERVALELAIERALLLCEGRVRLERVEVDVQIPSGASVLAERTRIEQIMLNLVRNALDAMTKREARRLSIRVTESGERCTIRVGDTGEGIQEEHLARLFDPFFTTKADGEGLGLGLSVTYGIVRELGGSIRVESTVGIGSTFIVELPRYKP is encoded by the coding sequence GTGGTTGCCGCGTTCCTCGTCATCCATTCGACGATTGTCTGGTACGCGTGGCGCACGACGTCACGGCGCGCGATGCTCGACGCGGAGACCGCCGGTCGCCAGAGGCTGTCCCTTTACGCGAGCTCGATCGAGCGCGCGCTGGACAAGTACCGCCCGCTGCCGGAAATCCTCGCGCGGGACAAAGACATCCGCGCACTGCTTCACTCGCCCCACGATGCCGCGCTCGTCGATTCGGTGAACCGGAGCCTCGAAGCGACGAACACCGCGATGAGCGCTGCTGCGCTGTACGTGCTGAACACCGACGGGGTTGCGCTTGCCGCGAGCAATTGGAATCAAGAGCACAGCTTCGTCGGACGAGATCTCGCCTATCGGCCGTACTATCACCAAGCCATCGCGACAGGAAGCGGCCGCTTTTTCGGTGTCGGCACGACCAGCGGGTTGCCCGGCTACTTCATGGCGAACGCGGTGCAGAGCGGCAACGAGAGAATCGGGATTGTCGTGGTCAAAGTGGATCTCGAGCCGCTCGAACGCGACTGGACGCGGGCCGAAGAGCGGGTCCTCGTCGTGGATGCGAACGGGGTCGCATTCCTCGCGAGCCGGCCCGAGCTCAAATACGGATTGATGGCGCATCTATCGCCAAATTCCGCGCAGACAATTGCCGAGCAGCATCAGTACCCTGCGGACGCACTGCACGCGGTCCACTACAACATCGAGCGCGAGCTCACCAAGGACACGCGCATCGTGCGCCTGCGGACCGGTGCTCGAGGCACACAGTTTCTCATGCAGTCGCTCGCGATGCCGAGTGACGGCTGGACGATGCACTACCTCTCCAGCCTCACGGCCGTCGATGCCCAAGCGCGAGACAGCGCGATCAAAGCGAGCGCCGCCATCGTGGCCGGGGCGCTCCTCCTCCTTTATCTACGCCAGCGTAGGCTTGCACTGCGCGCCACGCTTGCCTCCCGCGATGAGCTCGAAGCGCAGGTGCACGCGCGAACCGCCGATCTTCGCGCGGAGATCGCCGAGCGTCAGAAGGCCGAGCACGTCCTTCGTGAGGCGCAGGACGAGCTCGTCCACGCGGGAAAAATGGCGGCGCTCGGGCAAATGTCGGCCGCCGTCGCACACGAACTCAACCAACCGCTCACCGCGATGCAGACCTTTCTTGCGAGCACGCGCGTCCTGCTCGAGGAAGGCGACGACGAGCAAGCCGCGAAGAACCTCGCGCTGCTCGAAGAATTGGGGCAACGCATGTCGCGCCTCACCGGGCAACTTCGCGGATTTTCGCCGAGGCGCTCGGGCCGCGCAGAGCGCGTGGCACTCGAGCTCGCGATCGAGCGCGCTCTGCTCTTGTGCGAGGGGCGCGTCCGTCTCGAACGCGTCGAGGTGGACGTGCAGATCCCGTCCGGAGCTTCGGTGCTCGCCGAGCGAACGCGGATCGAGCAAATCATGCTGAATCTCGTGCGCAATGCTCTCGACGCGATGACCAAGAGGGAGGCGCGCCGGCTCTCGATCCGCGTGACGGAGAGCGGCGAGCGCTGCACGATCCGCGTCGGCGACACGGGCGAAGGCATCCAAGAGGAGCACCTGGCGCGGCTTTTCGATCCGTTCTTCACGACCAAAGCGGACGGCGAGGGGCTGGGGCTCGGCCTTTCCGTCACCTATGGTATCGTGCGTGAGCTCGGTGGATCGATCCGGGTCGAGTCGACGGTCGGCATCGGCAGCACGTTCATCGTCGAGCTTCCACGGTACAAACCTTGA
- a CDS encoding RNA polymerase sigma-70 factor, which produces MTDNPFVAHRSLLFTVAYEMLGSVADAEDVLQESWLRWADVDPSQVRDPRAYLVRIVTRQALNRLRTLSRSREEYVGEWLPEPVLTGPDVAEDLKLAESVSIAMLTVLETLGPTERAVFVLREVFDMSFGEISEAIGKSPATVRQIARRAREHVAARRPRVHVSRAEQQAVVERFLLALRTGEFQELMEIMAPDVVLIADGGGVAAAVRAPIHGAEVVAKLLSRARRMLSASIVWLNGAPACRIEIDGELTMMSVAVEKERVTRIYVMRNPQKLTRLRERAQLAR; this is translated from the coding sequence ATGACCGACAACCCGTTCGTCGCCCATCGCAGCCTGCTGTTCACGGTCGCCTACGAGATGCTCGGATCGGTGGCCGATGCGGAGGACGTGTTGCAAGAGTCCTGGCTGCGATGGGCCGACGTCGACCCATCGCAGGTGCGCGATCCGCGGGCGTACCTCGTGCGGATCGTCACCCGGCAAGCGCTCAACCGACTGCGGACTTTGTCGCGCAGCCGCGAGGAATACGTGGGCGAGTGGCTGCCGGAACCGGTGCTGACCGGCCCGGATGTCGCCGAGGACCTCAAACTCGCGGAGAGCGTCTCCATCGCCATGCTGACCGTGCTGGAGACGCTCGGGCCGACGGAGCGGGCGGTGTTCGTGCTCCGCGAGGTCTTCGACATGTCGTTCGGCGAGATCTCCGAGGCCATCGGGAAGTCCCCGGCCACGGTGCGCCAGATCGCGCGGCGCGCCCGCGAGCACGTGGCGGCCCGGCGGCCGCGGGTGCACGTGAGCCGCGCAGAGCAGCAGGCCGTCGTGGAGCGGTTCCTGCTAGCGCTGCGAACCGGTGAGTTTCAGGAGCTGATGGAGATCATGGCTCCGGACGTGGTTCTCATCGCCGACGGTGGCGGGGTTGCGGCCGCCGTGCGGGCACCGATCCACGGCGCCGAGGTGGTGGCGAAGCTTCTCTCGCGCGCGCGCCGGATGCTCTCCGCGTCGATCGTGTGGCTCAACGGGGCTCCTGCGTGCCGCATCGAGATCGACGGTGAGCTCACCATGATGAGCGTCGCCGTGGAGAAGGAGCGGGTCACCCGGATCTACGTGATGCGAAACCCGCAGAAGCTGACCCGACTAAGGGAACGCGCCCAACTCGCGAGGTAA
- a CDS encoding aldo/keto reductase family oxidoreductase yields MTNQIHLGGRFTFPGTSLSVNRMGYGAMQLAGPHVFGPPRDYDGAVAVLEEARAAGVDHIDTSDFYGPHVTNQIIKRALHPYPKNLVIVTKVGARRGDDASWLPAQSPDELRSAVRDNLRNLGVEALDIVNLRPFVDNSIKERVLALIDLKKQGLIKHIGLSNVTPKQFAEARALTDIVCVQNEYNLAHRGDDAFIDQLAKEGVAYVPFFPLGGFTPLQSSTLSEVATSLEATPMQVALAWLFQRAPNILLIPGTSSVAHLRENLKAAELKLPLAAVEKLNTIAASAPSRH; encoded by the coding sequence ATGACGAACCAAATCCATTTGGGTGGGCGTTTTACGTTCCCCGGTACGAGTTTATCGGTCAACCGCATGGGCTACGGCGCCATGCAGCTGGCGGGGCCTCATGTTTTTGGCCCGCCGCGTGATTACGACGGAGCCGTCGCCGTTCTCGAGGAGGCCCGGGCGGCCGGCGTCGACCATATCGATACGAGCGACTTCTATGGCCCGCACGTCACGAATCAGATCATCAAACGTGCTCTCCATCCATATCCGAAAAACCTCGTCATCGTCACGAAGGTGGGGGCGCGGCGTGGGGACGATGCTTCCTGGTTGCCGGCGCAGTCCCCCGACGAGCTCCGCTCCGCAGTCCGAGACAACCTCCGCAACCTCGGCGTCGAAGCGCTCGATATCGTCAACTTGCGGCCCTTCGTCGACAATTCGATCAAGGAAAGGGTCCTCGCCCTGATCGATTTGAAAAAGCAGGGGCTCATCAAGCACATTGGCCTGAGCAACGTCACACCGAAGCAGTTCGCCGAGGCGCGGGCGCTCACCGACATCGTCTGCGTGCAGAACGAGTACAACTTGGCGCACCGTGGAGACGATGCGTTCATCGACCAGCTGGCGAAGGAAGGCGTCGCGTACGTGCCGTTCTTCCCGCTCGGCGGATTCACACCCTTGCAATCGTCGACGTTGTCCGAGGTCGCCACGTCGCTCGAAGCGACACCGATGCAGGTGGCACTGGCATGGCTGTTCCAGCGCGCGCCGAATATCCTGCTCATCCCGGGAACGTCGTCGGTCGCGCACCTCCGGGAGAATCTGAAGGCCGCGGAGTTGAAACTGCCTCTCGCCGCGGTCGAAAAGTTGAATACCATCGCGGCGTCCGCACCCTCCCGCCACTGA
- a CDS encoding carboxymuconolactone decarboxylase family protein: protein MALRVPKAKLTGLSDDLIKQLGVIPEPLAVTWHNRKVVEGSREFAGKVGAWDSVDESLKSFAHMAVAAQVGCSWCLDVGYFQARNKNLDMAKASQVLRWRESEAFAPLERDVLEYAEAMTNTPPTVTDALSARLLDRLGPAAMIELTAFIAFANFAARNNAALGIESQGFSSACEIPLAARPVNSGVASAV, encoded by the coding sequence ATGGCATTGCGCGTTCCGAAGGCGAAGCTCACCGGGCTCAGTGACGACTTGATCAAGCAGTTGGGCGTCATTCCCGAACCTCTCGCTGTGACGTGGCACAATCGCAAGGTCGTCGAGGGCTCGCGGGAGTTCGCGGGCAAGGTGGGCGCGTGGGATTCGGTCGACGAGAGCCTGAAGTCGTTCGCCCATATGGCGGTCGCGGCACAGGTTGGCTGCAGCTGGTGCCTCGACGTCGGCTACTTCCAGGCGCGGAACAAGAACCTGGACATGGCGAAGGCCAGCCAGGTACTGCGCTGGCGGGAGTCGGAGGCGTTTGCACCGCTGGAGCGGGATGTGCTCGAGTATGCCGAGGCCATGACGAACACCCCGCCGACCGTCACTGACGCGTTGTCCGCGCGTCTGCTCGATCGGCTCGGGCCGGCGGCGATGATCGAACTCACCGCGTTCATCGCGTTCGCCAACTTCGCAGCGCGCAACAACGCCGCGCTCGGGATTGAGTCGCAGGGCTTCTCGTCCGCATGCGAGATTCCGCTGGCCGCCCGTCCCGTGAATTCCGGCGTAGCGTCGGCGGTATGA
- a CDS encoding sigma-54 dependent transcriptional regulator, producing MAERCRVIFVDDEASVRLAVEQWLGLVGVEVVMCASARDALAKLPVEDAILVTDVKMPETDGIELLRIAVRQDADRPVVLLTGHGDIAMAVEAMRGGAYDFVEKPFEPDRLVETIRRACEKWRLVLENRRLRAQLHGKVGIESRIIGTSPAIETLRRSVLDLASTHVNVVIRGETGTGKELVARCLHDFGQRAAQPFVAINCGAVPETMFESEFFGHEVGAFTGAVARRVGKFEHANGGTLFMDEIESMPIALQVKTLRALQEQAVERLGSHKSIRVDVRTVAAAKVDLLGEVHAGRFREDLYYRLDVAELHIPPLRERKEDIPLLFEFMASEAAALHGREPRPLADADLRQLLAHDWPGNVRELKNAAERHAIGIGSGVVSVSPAAPSSATPIDAPVRESLSAQVEQFERTCIEGALKTCRGDIKATMELLNLPRRTLNEKMARYGIDRRKFAR from the coding sequence ATGGCTGAACGATGCCGAGTGATTTTCGTCGACGACGAGGCAAGTGTTCGCCTCGCCGTGGAGCAGTGGCTGGGGCTCGTGGGGGTCGAGGTCGTCATGTGCGCATCGGCACGCGATGCGCTCGCAAAGCTTCCCGTCGAAGACGCGATCCTCGTCACCGATGTGAAAATGCCGGAGACGGACGGGATCGAGCTCTTACGCATCGCCGTTCGGCAAGATGCAGATAGGCCCGTCGTGCTCCTCACGGGCCACGGCGATATTGCGATGGCCGTCGAGGCGATGCGCGGCGGGGCATACGACTTCGTCGAGAAGCCCTTCGAGCCCGATCGCCTCGTCGAAACGATACGGCGCGCATGCGAAAAATGGAGGCTCGTGCTGGAGAACCGGCGCCTCCGTGCGCAGCTTCACGGCAAAGTCGGGATTGAATCACGCATCATCGGTACCTCGCCCGCGATCGAGACGCTCCGGCGCTCGGTCCTCGACTTGGCAAGCACACACGTCAACGTGGTCATCCGCGGCGAGACCGGGACCGGCAAAGAGCTCGTCGCGCGCTGCCTTCACGATTTCGGCCAGCGTGCCGCGCAGCCGTTCGTCGCGATCAATTGCGGCGCCGTTCCGGAGACGATGTTCGAGAGCGAATTCTTCGGGCACGAGGTGGGGGCATTCACGGGTGCGGTCGCACGGCGCGTGGGAAAATTCGAACACGCGAACGGCGGAACGCTCTTCATGGACGAAATCGAGAGCATGCCCATCGCCCTCCAAGTGAAGACGCTGCGCGCGCTGCAGGAGCAGGCCGTCGAGCGACTCGGATCGCACAAGAGCATCCGCGTCGACGTGCGAACGGTCGCCGCGGCAAAGGTCGATTTGCTCGGCGAGGTGCACGCGGGGCGGTTTCGCGAAGATCTGTATTATCGCCTCGACGTCGCGGAGCTTCACATCCCGCCGCTTCGCGAGCGCAAGGAAGACATTCCGCTCTTGTTCGAGTTCATGGCCTCGGAAGCAGCGGCGCTGCATGGGCGCGAGCCGCGGCCATTGGCCGACGCCGACCTGCGACAGTTGCTCGCGCACGATTGGCCGGGCAATGTTCGGGAGCTGAAAAATGCCGCTGAGCGTCATGCCATCGGAATTGGTTCCGGGGTCGTTTCGGTGAGCCCGGCAGCGCCATCGAGCGCAACGCCCATCGACGCGCCCGTGCGCGAGTCGCTCTCCGCGCAGGTCGAACAATTCGAGCGCACGTGCATCGAGGGCGCGCTCAAGACGTGCCGTGGCGACATTAAGGCGACGATGGAGCTTCTCAACCTGCCGCGTCGTACATTGAACGAGAAAATGGCGCGTTACGGGATCGATCGGCGGAAGTTCGCCCGCTGA
- a CDS encoding dicarboxylate/amino acid:cation symporter: protein MKKPFYKILYVQVLFAIACGVALGHFRPAAGVELKVFGDGFIKLIKMIIAPVIFCTVVTGIGGMRDMRKVGRVGGKAVLYFEIVSTVALGIGLAVANILKPGAGFNASLATLDTKQIAEFTAKAKTQSTTDFIMNIIPTTVVDAFAKGEILQVLLFAILFGFAVSALGDRGKPILTFIEDLSKAIFGVVNIIMKAAPVGAFGAMAFTIGKYGVASLLPMAKLMGSFYLTCILFIVVFLGAVARFTGFSILRFIAYIKEELLIVLGTSSSESALPLLMEKLESLGCSKSVVGLVVPTGYSFNLDGTNIYMTMAALFIAQATNTDLTLGQQLTILGVAMLTSKGASGITGAGFVTLASTLAVIPSIPVAGMALILGIDRFMSEARALTNIIGNGVATVVVSRWEKELDHEKIAATLSRGVEVSAPARATTLTQ from the coding sequence TTGAAAAAGCCGTTCTACAAAATTCTGTACGTCCAGGTGCTCTTCGCAATCGCGTGCGGCGTTGCGCTCGGTCACTTCCGACCCGCGGCGGGCGTCGAGCTAAAGGTCTTCGGCGACGGCTTCATCAAGCTGATCAAGATGATCATCGCGCCCGTGATCTTCTGCACGGTCGTCACGGGCATCGGTGGCATGCGCGACATGCGCAAAGTCGGGCGCGTCGGCGGCAAGGCGGTCCTCTACTTCGAAATCGTGTCGACGGTCGCTCTCGGCATCGGCCTCGCGGTTGCGAACATCCTCAAGCCGGGGGCAGGCTTCAACGCGTCGCTCGCCACGCTCGATACGAAGCAGATTGCCGAGTTCACGGCGAAGGCAAAAACGCAGAGCACGACCGACTTCATCATGAACATCATCCCCACGACGGTGGTCGATGCGTTCGCGAAGGGGGAAATCCTACAGGTGCTGCTCTTTGCCATTCTCTTCGGGTTCGCAGTGAGCGCGCTCGGTGACCGTGGCAAGCCGATCCTGACCTTCATCGAAGATTTGTCGAAGGCGATCTTCGGAGTGGTGAACATCATCATGAAGGCGGCGCCCGTCGGCGCGTTCGGGGCGATGGCGTTCACCATTGGCAAGTATGGAGTGGCGTCGCTCCTTCCGATGGCCAAGCTGATGGGCTCGTTCTATCTCACCTGTATTCTCTTCATCGTGGTCTTTCTGGGGGCGGTCGCGCGTTTCACCGGCTTCAGTATTCTCCGATTCATCGCGTACATCAAAGAGGAGCTGCTCATCGTCCTCGGCACGAGTTCGTCGGAAAGCGCGCTGCCTCTGCTGATGGAGAAGCTCGAGTCGCTCGGCTGTTCGAAGTCCGTGGTCGGGCTGGTGGTGCCCACGGGTTATTCGTTCAACTTGGACGGTACGAACATTTACATGACGATGGCGGCGCTGTTCATCGCGCAGGCGACCAATACGGACCTGACCCTTGGCCAACAGCTCACAATCCTGGGCGTTGCGATGCTGACGTCGAAGGGCGCCTCCGGAATCACCGGGGCGGGCTTCGTCACGCTCGCTTCGACGCTTGCCGTCATTCCGAGCATTCCCGTTGCGGGAATGGCACTCATTCTCGGTATCGATCGATTCATGAGCGAAGCGCGTGCACTCACGAACATCATCGGAAACGGAGTGGCGACCGTGGTGGTCTCGCGGTGGGAGAAGGAGCTCGATCATGAAAAGATCGCGGCCACATTGAGTCGAGGCGTCGAGGTCTCCGCCCCTGCGCGTGCGACCACGCTCACGCAGTGA
- a CDS encoding DUF1501 domain-containing protein, with the protein MSDFGSKGPAGTSLRTVSRRGILQLGAFTAAAASIPFARLAIAQGAAPRHFFLHILISGGIDSSYLFDARPLRMTDKGRHANYLYKNSRKSIPTGVDAARIEMEGSNGTKTLRTSLVNPLMAHAADFSILNGVLMSKDADGHGSNARYAITNQSNEGFDSFLPMVGERSGFPIEAVLFGFLPDGASPGANFSKSIQFRGSEANGIGRALANGPKIEEDSALIRHIQQRQLANAQGTGMFSEGSKKLHSALRSAPSLSSALQRAVGTGATSGVDLLAGVAIAFDYFRSGVTSAATVVYNRDPILDVHGADSAAGTQIELLGGSLGTGSSTTEPGVTQNLARLFELLKGTPVDPNNPQSPSFFDVTTVCIHTEFARTMVNLGFGGDVGNTGTDHNPLSNTVILAGNGIRGGLILGESDCTDVDDNGNILNVSGAHFSREGTTNNMELRKVMGKPFDFATMKARSDLPATFQATDYLNFSSVANTVMDIFGIDRQQQFRVGGNQAPILTTLRKPIQTIPG; encoded by the coding sequence ATGAGCGACTTTGGCTCCAAAGGGCCAGCGGGCACATCGTTGCGCACGGTGTCCCGTCGCGGGATTCTGCAGCTTGGCGCGTTCACCGCGGCGGCTGCATCGATACCCTTCGCGAGATTGGCAATTGCCCAGGGCGCGGCGCCTCGGCACTTTTTCCTGCATATCCTGATCTCGGGCGGAATCGATAGCAGCTATTTGTTCGATGCGCGCCCGCTGCGGATGACCGACAAAGGTCGTCACGCCAACTATCTCTACAAGAACAGCAGGAAAAGTATTCCCACGGGGGTCGATGCCGCGCGCATCGAGATGGAGGGGTCGAACGGGACGAAGACGCTGCGCACATCGCTGGTCAATCCGCTCATGGCCCACGCGGCCGACTTCTCGATCCTCAACGGTGTCCTCATGAGCAAAGACGCCGACGGCCACGGGAGCAATGCGCGGTACGCAATTACCAATCAGTCGAACGAGGGGTTCGATTCATTTCTCCCCATGGTGGGTGAGCGATCCGGATTTCCGATCGAAGCGGTTCTCTTCGGATTTCTCCCGGACGGGGCGTCGCCGGGTGCCAACTTCAGCAAAAGCATTCAATTTCGAGGGTCGGAAGCGAACGGAATCGGTCGTGCTCTCGCCAACGGCCCCAAAATCGAAGAAGACTCGGCGCTCATTCGCCACATCCAGCAACGCCAGCTGGCCAACGCCCAAGGCACGGGCATGTTTTCCGAAGGCTCGAAAAAGCTTCACTCGGCGCTGCGGAGTGCTCCTTCGCTCTCGTCCGCCCTTCAAAGGGCCGTCGGGACGGGCGCCACGTCGGGGGTCGACCTGCTCGCGGGCGTCGCGATCGCCTTCGATTACTTCCGCTCCGGCGTGACCTCGGCGGCGACGGTCGTCTACAATCGAGATCCCATTCTCGACGTTCACGGTGCCGATAGCGCGGCGGGGACGCAAATCGAGCTGCTCGGCGGCAGCCTTGGAACGGGGAGCAGCACCACCGAGCCGGGTGTGACGCAGAACCTCGCCCGTTTGTTCGAGCTCCTCAAAGGGACGCCGGTCGATCCCAACAATCCACAAAGCCCGTCGTTTTTCGACGTGACCACCGTGTGCATTCACACGGAGTTCGCCCGCACGATGGTCAACCTCGGCTTCGGTGGCGACGTGGGAAATACCGGCACCGATCACAATCCGCTGTCGAATACGGTCATTCTGGCGGGCAACGGAATCCGCGGTGGTCTCATCCTGGGTGAGAGCGACTGCACCGACGTGGACGACAACGGTAATATTCTGAACGTCTCCGGTGCCCACTTCTCCCGCGAGGGGACGACGAACAACATGGAGCTTCGCAAGGTCATGGGCAAACCGTTCGACTTTGCGACCATGAAGGCACGCAGCGATCTGCCGGCGACCTTCCAAGCCACGGATTATCTGAACTTCTCTTCGGTAGCCAATACGGTGATGGACATTTTCGGAATCGACCGACAGCAGCAGTTCCGAGTGGGTGGCAATCAAGCGCCCATCCTCACCACCCTTCGAAAACCGATTCAAACCATTCCTGGTTGA